The Verrucomicrobiota bacterium genome contains the following window.
TCCGCATTCACCCGCTCCTGCACTGGACGGAGTTGAACATCTGGGAATACATCGAGCGCGAGAACATTCCGGTGATCCCGCTTTATTTCGCCAACGAGAAAGGCGAGCGCTACCGCAGCCTCGGCTGCGCGCCCTGCACGTTTCCCATCAAATCGAACGCCCGGACCGTGCGGGATATCATCGAAGAACTGCGGAATACCAAGACCCCGGAGCGTTCCGGACGCGCGCAGGACAAGGAAAGCGAGGATGCTTTTGAAAAGCTCAGGCGGGACGGTTATATGTGAGCGAGGCAATGAGGATGCCGGTTGAAAGACCATGAGCGAACGAGAAGCGAACCCCGATCAAAGCAAGGCCGCCACGCTGAATGAAGCCCGCGTTGCGTACCACACTGCAGTTCCGGAGGGCGTCTATCCGCTGCGCACACCGGAGGACAGAGGTTGGGCCGAGTTTCGCGACCAGTGCCGGCGCCAGATGCAACGCCCGCTCGAGTTGCGGATCAAATATGGCTTCTGCCGGATGTACAAGCCGGTGCTGGACGACTCATCCTGGCGAGCCTTCAAGTCGATGGCGGAATACCGTGAATGGTGTGCCTCGCATCTTCCTGATTATCTCGGTTTCAAGCCGGCTAAACGGTGAACAGGCCGCAATTCCAACCGGAGCAAGCCCGCGTCATCGCACGTGCTTTTGGCGAGGCCGGAGTCGATTACCTCTTCATAGGGAAAGGGGGCGCGATTCTTCTTGGGTTTCCCGCCATAACGCAGGACGTGGTTGTTTTTCCAGCTCGTTCCGCGGAGAATGGGAGGCGCATTGTCCGCGCTCTGAAGGGGACTGGGTTTGAGATCGAGGAGGATTTGGAACGCGCCATTGTACGCGGAGATGATTTCGTACAGATCAAGACAGGCCCGTTTGACCTGGACTTGGTGTTCGCCCCGGATGGCATCGCCAGTTTTGAGGACGCCAAGGGCCGTTCGTTGAATGTCGAGGGGTTCTGCATTGCTAACCTCAGGGATATCATTGCCAGCAAAAGAGCAAGCGGACGAGAGAAGGACCTTATCGATCTCGCGCTTCTCGAGCGTTTTCGGGAGGAGTACGAGAAGCTCCATAGCACTCCGCTTCGCTCTGCGAAGGATATCGTCAGCGAACCGAAATCCAGCTTCTGATTCCAAGTTCTTCACATGAGTTCACCGACTCCAACCACTGAACAACTCAAAATCGTTATCGTCGGCCACGTGGACCACGGCAAGTCCACGTTCGTCGGCCGGTTGTTTTACGACACGGGCCGGTTGCCTGAAGGCAAGCTGGAGCAACTTCAGAAAATCGCCGAACGCCGCGGCGTGCCCTTCGAGTGGGCGAACCTGATGGACGCGCTGCAATCCGAGCGCGACCAGAACATCACCATCGACACCGCACAGATTTGGTTCCAGACGAAGAAACGGCAATACGTCATCATCGACGCGCCCGGCCACAAGGAATTCCTGAAGAACATGGTCACCGGCGCCGCCAACGCCGAAGCCGCGCTGCTCCTCATCGACGCGAACGAAGGCATTCAGGAGAATTCGCGCCGCCACGGTTACTTGCTGAATCTGCTCGGCATCCGCCAAATCGCCGTGCTCGTCAACAAAATGGATTTGCAGGATTACGCCCAGGCGCGCTTCGCTCAGATCGAAACGGATTACCGGGCCTGGCTGTCCAGCATTGGCGTGCAGGCGAAGGTTTTCATTCCTATTGCCGCCAAGCATGGCGACAACATCGCTTCCCGCAGCCCCAACATGCCCTGGTGGTCCGGGCCAACGGTCCTCGACGTGCTCGATGATTTTAAGGTTTCCGAATTGCCCAAGGATCAGCCGCTGCGCTTTACGATCCAGGATGTCTATCGCTTTGACGAACGCCGCATCCTGGCCGGGCGCGTCGAGTCCGGCACGCTCAAGGTCGGCGACCGGCTCGTTTTCTGCCCGACCAACAAGACGAGCACGGTGAAGACGATCGAACGGTGGAACGCACCCGCCCGCGATTCCGCCACAGCGGGAGAGTCCGTGGGGATCACGCTGGCCGAGCAGATCTTTGTCGAACGCGGCGCGGTCGCGGCGTTGGAAAGCGCGCCGCCTTACGAACTGCCCCGGTTCAAAACACGCCTGTTCTGGCTGGGCCGAAAGCCGTTCCGCAAAGGCGCCGTGTATAAGTTGAAGCTGGCAGCGCAGGAGGTCGATTGCGAAATCGACTCCATCGAGCGCGTGATCGACGCGTCCACGCTTCAGACGTTGTCCCGCCAGCACCACGAAATCTTCGTTGGCCGGCACGAAGTGGCCGAATTGCACCTCCACACCAAACGGCCGGTCGCTTTTGATGCGCACACGCAAATCGTCCCGACCGGGCGTTTCGTGATCGTGGACGGTTTTGATGTCTCCGGCGGCGGGATCATTGTCGAAGACGATTACCCGAAACGCACGGCCGATTCACTTCACAAGAGCAAGAACATCTACTGGAGCGAAGGCAAGGTTACGTCTCGGCAGCGCGCGCTTCGCAACAGGCACTCCGGCGGCGTCGTTTGGCTGACCGGATTGTCCGGCTCCGGCAAATCCACGATCGCGACGGAACTGGACCGGGAGTTGTTCAATCGAGGCCAGCACTCCTATGTGCTCGACGGCGATAAGATTCGTCACGGCCTTTGCCGGGATTTGGGATTCTCTCCGTCCGACCGCAAAGAGAATATTCGCCGCGTCGGGGAAGTGGCCAAACTGTTTGCGGACGCCGGAATCATTTGCATCACCGCGTTCATTTCACCCTATCGCTCCGATCGCAAACTCGTCCGCGATATGCTGACGGAAGGCAAGTTCATCGAAGTTTTCGTGAACGCTCCTCTCGTGGTCTGTGAGCAACGCGACCCGAAAGGCCTGTATGCCAAGGCGCGCGCCAACGAAATCAAAGAATTCACCGGCATTTCCGCGCCGTACGAATCTCCGGAAGCTCCGGAGATCGAACTTCACACCGACCGCCTGAGTGTGGCGGAGTCCGTAGGCCGGATTCTGGAATACCTCCACGTCCAGGACGCCGACAACGCCGTCATGATTTAGTCAACGATTCTCATTTTGGGCTGCATGTAGTCCCGGCTTTAGCCGGCCGACGCGCGAAAACCGGCTAAAGCCGGAACTCCGTGATTTTGGCGGTCATTCTCACCGGTTGATTCGCCGCCGGCTTTGGGGTGATGATCCACCTGGCGAATCAGCGGTGGAATATTGTCGGCATACACCGAGTTCAGGCTGCCTGGGGTCGGCCGTCGGCCGGTCGAAGTCCGCAAGCCGACGAGCCGGACATCAATGAAGAAATCGCTGCTGTTCGCGAGCGACACATTGTGCGCCTGGATCGCGATAACATTTTCACCGGGCGCCAGATATCCAGCCGGCGGAGGCAAAGTGAAGGTCTGACTTTCCAGTCCCGTCTGCCGGGCGACTGGAAAGTCGCCCAGACCAGCAGGCCGGAAAGCCTGCTCTACGTCCGCGTTCATGGAGAGCCTCGACGATTCGGAAATCGCGCATTGGCCCCATGAGCCGACTCGGACAATTTCGTGTTGCATACGAAATTGTCCGCCTGATCGGGTCCGTTCATGGGGAAGGAGCCCTTCGTTCATGGCTTCGGGATCAAGCCCATGTGAATGAACTCGTCGCGGCTCAGGATGCCGTCCTTGTTCGCATCGAAGCGCTCGAAGCGTTGGGGCGCCTGGTCAGGGTCAGGTTGATTTGCGAGGAATTCTTCGCGCGTAAGTTTGCCATCGGCATTGGTGTCTTTGCGCGCAAACAGAGCGGCGCGGTTGGGGTTTGGCTTCGCGGCTGTCGCCCTGGCGGCAGTGATTTGCGGTTTCGCTTCGGGCTGGGCCAGGAGCAATGCGTGCAATTTCTTGACGAGTTTCGGTTCTTCGGCGGCGAGGTTTTTTGTTTCGAGCCGGTCCTTCTTGTAATCGTAAAGCTCGAACTCGGCCGTGCCGGCCGGCGCGCCTGGCTTTTTCCATTCCACCAGGCGATACCGGTCCGTGCGAGCCGCGCGGCCCAGAATCGCGCCGTCGCCGGGACGGCTGCGCGGATAGACATGAAAGACGGCTTCCTTGCTGGCGCGCGACGGTTTCTTGAGCACGGGAACAAGGCTTTTGCCTTCGAGCGGCTGCGGATTGTTCGGGGCTGGCAACCCGGCCAGTTCACACAAAGTCGGGTAAATGTCCACGGTCTCGGCCAACGCGCCGGTGCGGCTGCCCGGCTTCGTAAAGCCCGGCGCGGAGATGATGAGCGGGATGCGAGTGGCTTGTTCGTAATTCGTGTGCTTGCACCACAGGCCGTGATCGCCCAGGTGCCAGCCGTGATCGCCCCAGAGAACTACGATCGTGTTCGAAGTGAGGCCGAGGCGATCCAGTTCGCCGAGCACGCGGCCAAGCTGGGCATCCATGTAACTCACGGCTGCGTGATAGCCGCGAATAAGCGTGCGCGCTTTCTCATCGTCGAGCGGGCCGGTCTGGGGGATATCGGTGTATTGCCTCAACTCGCCCCAACCGGACGGCGCGTATTTCGGCGCGCCCTGCGGCGGCAGGCGCAGCGCCGGCACTTCGAACGACTCGCGGCGGTAAAGGTCCCAGTATTTCTTCGGCGCGCAGAATGGCAGATGCGGCTTCAGGAAGCCGACGGCGAGGAAGAACGGCTGCGCCGGGTTGGCTTTGGCGGACTGCAGCCGGCGAATCGCCTCCTCCGCGATCTTGCCGTCGGGATACGCATTGTCCGGCACGTCTGCGGATTCGTAGGCCGCGCCGCGGGGAAGTTTGGCCGCGTTGGTCTGGTTCGCGAAGAGCGCTTCCTCACGCGTGAGGCCTTGCCGCGCGCGGCTTTCGGGCAGGACGTAGGCGATGGAATTACCTCCGAAGTGCGGCACGCTCCAGGATGCAGCGTCATTGAAATTCCCGTGGCCGACGTGAAAGATTTTCCCCAGCGCCTCCGCGCGATAGCCGTGCCGCATGAAGTACTGCGAGAGCGTGACTGCGTTCGAGGCCGCGACTCGAAAATTCGTGCCGAGATCGTAGATGCCTAAAGTCGTCGGACGCATGCCGGTCATGAGTGCGTTGCGCGAAGGCGCGCAAACGGCTTGATTGCAGTAAGCGCGCTCGAAAAGCAGGCCGCGACTGGCGAGGCGGTCGATGTTGGGCGAGACGATGCGTTTGGCGCCGTAACAACCGAGCAACGGCTTCAGGTCATCGACGCAAACCAGGAGAACGTTGGGTTTGGAGCGCGAGCTTTCGGCGGCGGTGGCGGCGCCGAACAGCGGCGTAGTACAAACAACCACGATCACGAGAGTGGAACATCGAAGGAGATTCACGAAACAGATTCTGCCGAGGAAGGCGTTTGGCTGCAAGCCGCGGGTAAATTCAACAATGCAACAGGAGGCAACGGAGCGAGCAGAGTGACCTCGTTCCCGAACTTCGCCCCTTTCCACGCGCGCCAACATTCGGGATTGAGATGTGCCTTCACCAGCGAATGAGGGATTCACGCGATCGCATCACGCCAGCAGCCGTGTCAGCACGTCGCCCTCGACATCCGTCAGCCGAAAGTCGCGGCCTTGAAAGCGGAAGGTGAGCTTCGTGTGCTCCAGCCCGAGCAGGTGCAGAATCGTGGCGTGGATGTCGTGGACGTGCGCGCGGTAATCAGCCGGCCCGAAGCCCAGTTCGTCGGTCTCGCCGACCACCGTGCCCGCCTTCACGCCGCCGCCGGCGAACCACATCGTAAACGCGTCGATGTGGTGGTTGCGCCCGGTCTTCTCGCGGACTTCGCCCATCGGCGTCCGCCCGAATTCACCGCCCCAGATCACCAGCGTGTCGTCCAGCAGCCCGCGCGCCTTGAGGTCCTTGACCAGCGCCGCCGAGCCTTGATCGACTTCGCGGCAAACCTTTTCGAGGTCTGACTCAAGTGTTTCGCCGGGCCCGCCATGGCTGTCCCAGTTGGCGTGATACAATTGGACGAAGCGCACGCCGCGTTCGATCAGCCGGCGAGCCAGGAGACAATTCCGCGCGAAAGAAGGCTTCTCGTCCTCGATCCCGTACAGCGCGAGCGTCGTCTGACTTTCGCCGGAGATATCGATCAACTCCGGCGCGCTGGCTTGCATGCGATAAGCCATTTCGTAAGCGGAAATGCGCGTGCTGATTTCCGGATCGCCCGTTTCAACCAGCCGGGCCAGATTCAGATCGCGCACCGCTTCAATGGCGCGGCGCTGGCGCGAGGCACTGACTTCGGGCGGCGTGCGGAGATTGAGAATCGGTTCGCCGCCCGATCGCAGCGGCACACCCTGGAAAGTCGTGGGCAGAAATCCGCTCGCCCAGTTCACCGCGCCTCCGCGCGGTCCGCGCGAACCGCTCTGCAGGACGACGAAGCCGGGCAAATCCTGGGATTCGCTCCCCAGGCCATAGGTCACCCAGGAACCCAGGCTGGGCCGGCCAAATTGCCCGCTGCCGGTGTTCATGAACAGCTTCGCCGGCGCGTGATTGAACAAATTGGTCGCGCACGTCTTCACCAGCGTGATGTCATCGACAATCGTCCCCATATGCGGAAACAGCTCCGACACCCAGGCGCCGGACTGGCCGTGGCGCGAGAACTTGCGCCGGGTTCCCAGCAGCGTCGAACGTTTCTTGAACGAGGTGTCCATGAAGGCGAAGCGTTTGCCTTCCAGATAGGAATCGGGAATGGCCTGGCCGTTCAGATCCACCAGCCTGGGTTTGTAATCCCAGAGTTCCAATTGAGATGGCCCGCCGGCCATGAACAGATAAATCACATTCTTCGCCCGCGCCGGATGATGTCCGGCCTTGGGCGCAAAGGGAGTGGCCGATTTCATCGTGCCGGCGCCGAACGAAGCTCGCTCGTTCATCAGCGCCGCCAGCGCGACGCCGCCGAGGCCCATGGCGCAACGGCTGAAGAAATGGCGGCGCGTAATGAAGTGGTGCGCTTCGTTCTGGAAGATGTCGGTCGAGTTCATAAATCAGATCCGATGGGACGATGCCCTGCTTCCTCTCCCCGCGAGGAACGAGTGGGGAGAGGATCGAGGAGAGGGGAAAGCACATGGTGACGCCGCTCCTCCCCCGAACGTCCCCCTCTCCCCCCTCCGAGGAGGAGAGGGAGAATCAAGGTGCAAGGTTCCGTCCGCATTCAAATCATTCGCGTGTGATCGTTTCATCCAAATTGAGCATGACCCGCGACACCGTCGTCCAGGCGGCGAACTGCGCGGCGTCTAGGCCATCGGGAACCTTCTGGGATTTGATCTCATCCGGATGCTCCCGAAGTTCATTCAGCTCCGCGCCCAACACTTGGTTCAGGCGTTCAGCTTCTTTCGAGGTGGGCGCGCGGGCCACGCAAAGCCGGAATGCGTATTCCAATCGCTCGGAATCATTCTTCCCGCACTCGCGCAAGGTCCGCTCGGCCAGCGCGCGGGCAAATTCATAGTAGGCGCCATCGTTGAGCAACGTGAGCGCTTGCAAAGGCGTGTTGCTGCGAATGCGCCGCGTGCACGTGCTGAAGGAATCCGGCGCGTCGAATACCACCAGCGCGGGATGCGGGGTCGCGCGAAAGAAAAACGTGTAAAGGCCGCGGCGATATCGATCCCCGCCCGTGCTGACGTTCCAGTCGCGCTTCAATTGTCCAAGGCTCATGACTCCTTCCGGCTGCGGCGGAAATACGGGAGGGCCGCCGAGTTTGGGCGTGAGCAGCCCGCTCGCGGCCAGGCCGACATCCCGGACCACCTCGCCATCGAGCCGCAACCGGCTCTGCCGCGCCAGCAGACGATTATTGGGATCGATGGCATTCAATTCCGGACGAAGGCGCGAGGATTGCCGGTAGGTGGCGGAGGTCGCAATCAAGCGGTGCAGGGCCTTCAGACTCCAGCCTTCCGCCATGAATTCGGTCGCCAGCCAATCAAGGAGTTCGAGATGCGAAGGCGCGCTCCCTTGCGTGCCGAAATCGTTTTCGGTTTCGACAAGTCCTTTCCCGAAGTACTGCTGCCAGATGCGATTTACCGTGACCCGTGCCAGCAATGGATTCTCGCGCGACACCAGCCAGCGCGCGAAGCCCAGCCGGTTTGGCGTTTCACCGTCTGGAAACCGGTGAAGCACGGCGGGCACACCGGGCTCGACCTTTTCGCCCGGACGCGTGAAATCGCCTTTGATGAAGAAGTGCGTTTCCCGGGGGCGGGAAAGTTCGCGCATCACCAGGGTCGTGTCGATTCTCGGCTTTTGCCGGCGTAGCTTCGCGATCGCGCTTTGATGGGTTTTGTTCGCCGGGGCTTGCTCAACGAATGCCGTCAACGCCACTTGCTTTTGCTCTTCGTTCCGTTTCTCAAATCGAACGTCGAACGCGGCGCGCACTTCTTCGGATTGCGCCTGGCGCTGCGCCGGCGTCAAGGATTGTTCCCACGCCAGCATCCGCTCCCAAATCGCCGGATCTGTTTCAGGAATCCCGCGAAGATACGCCGTGACCTTGGCTTCGATCCTCTCGGCTTGCTCCACCTGCGCCGGGGACGCGACCGGAATGTCGGGTTCGTCCGCGTTGTTCAGGAACGCGAACAAGCGATAGTACTCCTTCTGCGTGATCGGATCGTACTTGTGATCGTGGCACTGGGCGCAACCGACGGTCAGCCCCAGAAACGCCGCGCCCGTCGTGGCCACGCGGTCGAATATCGAATCGATGCGGAATTGTTCTTTGTCAATCCCGCCTTCCTGATTGATCTGGGTGTTCCGATGAAAACCGGTCGCGATCTGCTGCTCCAGCGCCGCGTCGGGCAGCAGATCGCCTGCGAGCTGCCAGACCACGAATTGATCGAACGGAAAATCGCGGTTCAGCGCATTGACCACCCAATCGCGGTAACGCCAGATCGAGCGGGGCGCGTCAATGCTGTAGCCGTTGGAATCGGCGTAACGCGCCACGTCCAGCCACCAGCGTCCCCAGCGTTCGCCATGGTGCGCGGATTGGAGCAAGCGCTCGACGAGCTTTTCGTAAGCGTCGGGCGAAGGGTCTTTGACAAAGGCCTCGACCTCCGCCGGCGCAGGCGGCAAGCCGATCAAGTCCAGATAAGCGCGGCGCACGAGGGTGGGGCGATCGGCTCCGGGCGCCGGTTCGATCTTCTCCTTCTCCAGCCGCGCTAGAACAAAGCGATCTATCGCGTTGCGCGGCCAACTCCGCTTTTGAACCGAAGGCATGGCGGGTCTCTGCGGCGCGATGAACGACCAATGCTTCGCGCGGGCCTCTTTGCCTGCCGGGGTTGCGGCGCCGACCGAGCAGATCGCGAGGCCAACCCAGAACGCCCAAAGCAAGCATCGGCACAAAGGCAGAATCAGTTGTCTCACGCGGAAAACTTATCCAATTCGACCGATCGGATCAACAGCGCATCCGGCCGGGAAACCTTCAGTCCTTAATCCACGAGATCAGTGATCGCGTCCACGTAGCGCAGAGTTGCACTCTGCCGTACCGCAGATTTGGAATCTGCGGCACGCCGGCCAATCCGGTCCGGTCGAGTGAGTTTGTCGCGCAGCCGACTACAAGTCGGCGACACGGCAGATTGAAAATCTGCGCTACACCTTAACCGGGTTACCCGGACCGATATTGACACGCCTGATCCGGCGTCCCATTGTTACCCTTGTTCCAGGGGAGCTGACCGGTTTCCCGA
Protein-coding sequences here:
- a CDS encoding iduronate-2-sulfatase is translated as MLARVERGEVRERGHSARSVASCCIVEFTRGLQPNAFLGRICFVNLLRCSTLVIVVVCTTPLFGAATAAESSRSKPNVLLVCVDDLKPLLGCYGAKRIVSPNIDRLASRGLLFERAYCNQAVCAPSRNALMTGMRPTTLGIYDLGTNFRVAASNAVTLSQYFMRHGYRAEALGKIFHVGHGNFNDAASWSVPHFGGNSIAYVLPESRARQGLTREEALFANQTNAAKLPRGAAYESADVPDNAYPDGKIAEEAIRRLQSAKANPAQPFFLAVGFLKPHLPFCAPKKYWDLYRRESFEVPALRLPPQGAPKYAPSGWGELRQYTDIPQTGPLDDEKARTLIRGYHAAVSYMDAQLGRVLGELDRLGLTSNTIVVLWGDHGWHLGDHGLWCKHTNYEQATRIPLIISAPGFTKPGSRTGALAETVDIYPTLCELAGLPAPNNPQPLEGKSLVPVLKKPSRASKEAVFHVYPRSRPGDGAILGRAARTDRYRLVEWKKPGAPAGTAEFELYDYKKDRLETKNLAAEEPKLVKKLHALLLAQPEAKPQITAARATAAKPNPNRAALFARKDTNADGKLTREEFLANQPDPDQAPQRFERFDANKDGILSRDEFIHMGLIPKP
- the cysC gene encoding adenylyl-sulfate kinase, with product MSSPTPTTEQLKIVIVGHVDHGKSTFVGRLFYDTGRLPEGKLEQLQKIAERRGVPFEWANLMDALQSERDQNITIDTAQIWFQTKKRQYVIIDAPGHKEFLKNMVTGAANAEAALLLIDANEGIQENSRRHGYLLNLLGIRQIAVLVNKMDLQDYAQARFAQIETDYRAWLSSIGVQAKVFIPIAAKHGDNIASRSPNMPWWSGPTVLDVLDDFKVSELPKDQPLRFTIQDVYRFDERRILAGRVESGTLKVGDRLVFCPTNKTSTVKTIERWNAPARDSATAGESVGITLAEQIFVERGAVAALESAPPYELPRFKTRLFWLGRKPFRKGAVYKLKLAAQEVDCEIDSIERVIDASTLQTLSRQHHEIFVGRHEVAELHLHTKRPVAFDAHTQIVPTGRFVIVDGFDVSGGGIIVEDDYPKRTADSLHKSKNIYWSEGKVTSRQRALRNRHSGGVVWLTGLSGSGKSTIATELDRELFNRGQHSYVLDGDKIRHGLCRDLGFSPSDRKENIRRVGEVAKLFADAGIICITAFISPYRSDRKLVRDMLTEGKFIEVFVNAPLVVCEQRDPKGLYAKARANEIKEFTGISAPYESPEAPEIELHTDRLSVAESVGRILEYLHVQDADNAVMI
- a CDS encoding DUF1553 domain-containing protein; this translates as MRQLILPLCRCLLWAFWVGLAICSVGAATPAGKEARAKHWSFIAPQRPAMPSVQKRSWPRNAIDRFVLARLEKEKIEPAPGADRPTLVRRAYLDLIGLPPAPAEVEAFVKDPSPDAYEKLVERLLQSAHHGERWGRWWLDVARYADSNGYSIDAPRSIWRYRDWVVNALNRDFPFDQFVVWQLAGDLLPDAALEQQIATGFHRNTQINQEGGIDKEQFRIDSIFDRVATTGAAFLGLTVGCAQCHDHKYDPITQKEYYRLFAFLNNADEPDIPVASPAQVEQAERIEAKVTAYLRGIPETDPAIWERMLAWEQSLTPAQRQAQSEEVRAAFDVRFEKRNEEQKQVALTAFVEQAPANKTHQSAIAKLRRQKPRIDTTLVMRELSRPRETHFFIKGDFTRPGEKVEPGVPAVLHRFPDGETPNRLGFARWLVSRENPLLARVTVNRIWQQYFGKGLVETENDFGTQGSAPSHLELLDWLATEFMAEGWSLKALHRLIATSATYRQSSRLRPELNAIDPNNRLLARQSRLRLDGEVVRDVGLAASGLLTPKLGGPPVFPPQPEGVMSLGQLKRDWNVSTGGDRYRRGLYTFFFRATPHPALVVFDAPDSFSTCTRRIRSNTPLQALTLLNDGAYYEFARALAERTLRECGKNDSERLEYAFRLCVARAPTSKEAERLNQVLGAELNELREHPDEIKSQKVPDGLDAAQFAAWTTVSRVMLNLDETITRE
- a CDS encoding DUF1501 domain-containing protein, which gives rise to MNSTDIFQNEAHHFITRRHFFSRCAMGLGGVALAALMNERASFGAGTMKSATPFAPKAGHHPARAKNVIYLFMAGGPSQLELWDYKPRLVDLNGQAIPDSYLEGKRFAFMDTSFKKRSTLLGTRRKFSRHGQSGAWVSELFPHMGTIVDDITLVKTCATNLFNHAPAKLFMNTGSGQFGRPSLGSWVTYGLGSESQDLPGFVVLQSGSRGPRGGAVNWASGFLPTTFQGVPLRSGGEPILNLRTPPEVSASRQRRAIEAVRDLNLARLVETGDPEISTRISAYEMAYRMQASAPELIDISGESQTTLALYGIEDEKPSFARNCLLARRLIERGVRFVQLYHANWDSHGGPGETLESDLEKVCREVDQGSAALVKDLKARGLLDDTLVIWGGEFGRTPMGEVREKTGRNHHIDAFTMWFAGGGVKAGTVVGETDELGFGPADYRAHVHDIHATILHLLGLEHTKLTFRFQGRDFRLTDVEGDVLTRLLA